A single Plasmodium knowlesi strain H genome assembly, chromosome: 13 DNA region contains:
- a CDS encoding high mobility group protein B3, putative encodes MDIVKGEGTFRMLNLNGGNNALYDKIHSLNQISNSDDRSIHNKCTAFNDEETSTDEEFTMNEQKNSTHGEEELERRESIEKEDGITAKEDVAAAPSNIDADIEKCPERFNEQTSTYQEGEGRKDDSIPYSCNTTVSLNSVNDKKDEMKHFGRDALSMYNIETPSHHPTLYEENYDIENSYGDERGMSVSNVDNCHRACSERGYSPLSRRDTTLGRDGDSGEAHSGNADSGNSAKRESSDGGSGHSDEIKNGNQSGGGAQGDGEDQNGEDDENGNQNSRNDKNGKDEESGNTNRKENYKMYFHKINELKSNRFISKYKNSEKYIKKKIFNYLRKNNLINHMDIEQLFVYVKNIYFLIIGNEKLMFFFIYNTKEVMNAIIHFEKMHNISYKDKDFLLFLLSNDVDMYEKLLSQVNLKFEKEELIFKLKNLRRKVKILKYEEERNLFDECMQQLHLMKTDSRFKRVAYKTDSYCGPNTSGPENSNTCHLNSTSHAYSTGLPGSNAQADTSDYKNCTPYTNDHGNGDMSESNALIKISLKNLIPKLYNCKDFKGTNNMIHNIGKTIKKSSTVVNVSEKKKKKKKKNPTYSNVSYTKMDYSKMAYAKMPPMMNVPNTGGPYSNMAHTRGGIFTNFPPPSASYPNIPPGGAGAPYANMPPANSPYTNVPPTNGPYANTTTTTAASAVYTNMPPAPGAYSNVTHPNAGYTNMPNHSSAYGNVQTDSGAYMKLNSHPNGAYVKGAPCPNGANGFYANKFEGAQGENYPGNYAPNYAANYAGSYAPNQGNNCAPNWGPNCEGIYPQGGSNNYGKGHPNGNLIGNETGNTNDHTNDHSNDHSNDHSNDHSNDHSNEYGSECVNDYMNDYMQDDMNEYLNDYGMEDPSNANHLDDTKEEKKKAIRGITSFTLFAREKRKELLNQKVFLGSSLTEQTTAVAKIWNSLSDEKKKEWAVKASKINEENYLSQKKKKKRKFTAFSIFAREKRKEHKEKNIDMGLTLAQQNSYVSKLWKQLSNEEKNKYKVLSNNVNAQVAKTGKNDMNYVNGEKLSGFKGRIKALDNMMNQQFSGNALPYNNGVNSIGYVNGMGYMNAVGTGNAPIGVIPPNRMNAMPPQNGLSNTPNQVNPPSGINIPNRSIGPNESNDINNLRYMDYVNYMNTVLSHDNPSYMNKIMSGGNENYMSMMNRLTNEMANGMTQDISGTLSNGPSAADTNNEKKNAKMKKRKNKKDHMYITEESQLINKNNSYQMGKDSTPYGINNNMFGAFPSEAHTGVTPYNGNIPNVSNMTHVTNNGSYTQNNLHKNNGSINVPIANDGNASVDMVYGNNLLNYYSNQENPNVNGNSMNNIGSLTNLPRDGMHPPNGKVHPPMNINGSSNSNIAGITTPSIGVDKKQPMINEQPNNNLAVMTDASMFNNSSNNTANIINNVAYGGMPMGNALPGNNTAPNRVPFNHIPFNGVPPMYNIPPNGATQGGNTNGLAVGNFNPADGMDMRTGANAMNKEPFNNPYMSNMTGVHMANVDESHLNLIPDNLKAGRKIKSKDKMEEMMKKQMKKDEKQKLKEKKLMMKMYDKKRKQLLKAEKQMEKNNKNKNKNEVNIIEGGSSGGMYYHHPHHPAPHNLISTDINGMPFHAPNTLMNKPMVGNFNPYVSMDQVDAKNMHTKTVTMANGAMDGMIRGENLANSSVDNRTAPVNFQPVNNMNNTLNSSMRNNQPTPYPFLNNYPSDIPDMRSYMPNNEMKNYDDAPRGVPDKQVASIQTTLPNEMTTYQSANLNEQPNNSEKVNPLDANMVVDSQSGNLTNAKNIPLMNDKMCFNNVEYRENYYKDMGVTDFSAYQQTDSNKGAEAGNMPAYHMTSFEVKMAKEKEEQEGHQKNLNQMNQRSSVFYAQEQMYGSGHPGSVANGMGKSADAVDKVADYMDKQANEGKSFYESKGMNPMMGELPTDLDNANASFDKQFFVNENNHLEHKTETYYIQNENIKSKENSTLYREESLSGIYNQCNRSTTMTAQQEATFNKTLKEDLKVDLNYGNVNYVHTDGCNEGNQNNTTGYFYPQDIGISGDKNEGAKMNNPGEYANHELERVVDPNNMYYPDQMLPENGMNKNLVYFDADPNELPQMTNDTELEASKEKQFFSSASHYSELISKNMKNKKKKKTPCSSNDAIDNGGTIWDLVQKKGRKKLKINSANQIEGESENVPIEGDIIYANKNDFSFMETNNEWKSGRVGVNADCTSKEEEADDIVNSIFRSIEMEEKVSHPEGTVAVSQNGDNVGTGEDTFLNPVDHNQGEDADNWENDNPVEENNEDDIINLIDGPAQSYSNKLNITESGDVIYEDKKKYNSNIIMSENCIQSNRMNMLMSKRGKINTNLNRSQIETYNNAYKKSSLFKWTDEETDKFYQAIEMFGVDLMMVRAFLPKFSDKQIRDKYKKERRNNPLKIEEAIKKNKEIDLDAYENENGRIETSGDLNSDASSISVDDDNHVKRKGSAASETDGNILNIFEGKEDMDYNTNEYCDNQEDPDFNVLSLF; translated from the exons ATGGACATCGTCAAAGGGGAAGGTACCTTCAGAATGCTGAACTTGAATGGAGGAAACAATGCTCTGTACGACAAAATCCACAGCTTGAATCAAATAAGCAACTCTGATGATAGAAGTATACATAATAAGTGTACCGCAtttaatgatgaagaaacGTCTACAGATGAGGAGTTCACTatgaatgaacagaaaaactCCACACATGGGGAGGAGGAATTAGAAAGAAGGGAGAGCATAGAAAAGGAGGATGGAATAACGGCGAAGGAGGATGTAGCCGCAGCACCGAGTAACATAGATGCGGACATCGAAAAGTGTCCCGAACGATTTAACGAACAAACTTCGACGTaccaagaaggagaaggaagaaaagatgaTTCCATCCCATACAGCTGTAACACCACTGTAAGTCTGAACTCGGTAAATGACAAGAAAGACGAAATGAAACATTTCGGAAGAGATGCATTATCTATGTACAACATCGAGACACCTTCTCATCACCCTACActttatgaagaaaattacgaTATAGAAAACTCCTATGGTGATGAAAGGGGAATGTCGGTGAGCAATGTTGATAATTGTCATCGGGCCTGTTCCGAGCGAGGCTATAGCCCTCTCAGTCGCAGGGATACTACCCTAGGGAGGGACGGCGACAGTGGAGAAGCCCACAGCGGAAATGCCGACAGCGGGAACAGCGCCAAACGCGAAAGTAGCGATGGTGGTAGTGGTCACAGTGACGAGATAAAAAACGGTAATCAGAGTGGAGGTGGCGCCCAGGGCGATGGTGAAGATCAAAACGGGGAAGACGACGAAAATGGAAATCAAAACAGTCGCAACGATAAAAACGGGAAAGACGAAGAAAGTGGAAATACAAATCGGAAGGAGAATTACAAAATGTATTTCCACAAGATAAACGAACTCAAGTCAAACCGATTCATAAGCAAATACAAAAATTCAGAAAAgtacataaagaaaaaaatatttaattacCTGCGAAAGAACAATCTCATCAACCACATGGATATAGAGCAGCTATTTGTGTACGtcaagaatatatattttctcatcatagggaatgagaagcttatgttcttctttatttACAACACGAAGGAAGTGATGAACGCAATAATTCATTTTGAGAAGATGCATAACATTAGCTACAAGGACAAGGATTTTctgttgttccttctttcgaATGATGTGGACATGTATGAGAAGCTACTAAGTCAGGTAAACCTCAAAtttgagaaggaagaacttatttttaagttaaaaaatttaaggaggaaggttaaaattttgaaatatgAGGAAGAGAGGAATTTATTTGATGAGTGCATGCAGCAGTTGCACCTGATGAAGACAGATAGTAGATTCAAACGAGTGGCATACAAAACTGATAGTTACTGTGGACCTAATACAAGTGGTCCTGAAAATAGCAATACGTGCCACTTGAATAGTACATCCCATGCCTATAGCACTGGTCTTCCTGGTAGTAATGCGCAAGCAGATACAAgtgattataaaaattgcacTCCATACACCAATGACCATGGTAATGGTGACATGAGTGAGAGCAATGCACTCATAAAAATATCGCTCAAAAATTTAATACCCAAATTATATAACTGTAAGGACTTTAAAGGAACCAACAACATGATTCACAACATTGGCAAAACCATCAAAAAGAGCAGTACCGTTGTAAAtgtttcagaaaaaaaaaaaaaaaaaaaaaaaaaaaatccgacATATTCGAACGTTTCCTATACCAAAATGGACTACTCCAAAATGGCTTACGCCAAAATGCCACCCATGATGAACGTTCCCAATACCGGTGGGCCTTACTCTAACATGGCTCATACCAGGGGAGGAATCTTCACaaatttcccccctccgAGTGCTTCCTATCCAAATATACCCCCAGGGGGAGCAGGAGCCCCTTATGCAAATATGCCCCCCGCTAATTCACCCTATACTAATGTTCCACCCACCAATGGTCCCTATGCGAATACTACTACTACCACCGCTGCCAGTGCCGTTTACACAAACATGCCCCCCGCCCCTGGTGCTTACTCCAATGTGACCCATCCCAATGCGGGATACACCAATATGCCCAATCATAGCAGCGCCTACGGGAACGTACAAACCGACAGTGGAGCATACATGAAGCTTAACAGTCATCCCAATGGGGCATACGTGAAAGGAGCACCGTGTCCTAACGGGGCCAACGGTTTTTACGCGAACAAATTTGAAGGCGCCCAAGGGGAAAACTACCCAGGGAATTACGCGCCGAATTATGCGGCTAACTATGCAGGCAGTTACGCCCCTAACCAGGGAAATAATTGTGCGCCTAATTGGGGCCCCAATTGTGAAGGAATTTACCCCCAGGGAGGAAGCAATAACTACGGGAAGGGGCACCCGAATGGCAACCTAATTGGTAACGAAACTGGCAATACCAATGACCACACGAATGACCACTCGAATGACCACTCGAATGACCACTCGAACGATCACTCGAACGATCACTCGAATGAGTACGGAAGTGAATGTGTCAACGATTACATGAACGACTACATGCAGGACGACATGAATGAGTATCTAAACGACTACGGCATGGAGGATCCATCCAACGCGAACCATCTAGATGACAccaaagaagagaagaagaaagcaaTCAGAGGAATAACTTCCTTTACTCTCTTCgctagagaaaaaagaaaggagctACTTAACCAGAAAGTCTTTCTAGGCAGTTCCCTCACTGAGCAAACAACAGCAGTAGCCAAAATTTGGAACAGTCtaagtgatgaaaaaaaaaaagaatgggctGTCAAGGCGtccaaaataaatgaagaaaattatttgtcccaaaaaaagaagaaaaaaagaaagtttacTGCCTTTAGTATTTTTGCTcgggaaaagagaaaggaacataaggaaaaaaatatcgacaTGGGGTTAACCCTAGCCCAGCAAAATTCATATGTCTCTAAATTATGGAAGCAGTTATccaatgaggaaaaaaataaatacaaagtTCTTTCAAATAACGTAAACGCACAAGTGGCCAAAACGGGTAAGAATGACATGAATTACGTGAATGGAGAAAAGCTCAGTGGATTTAAGGGACGAATCAAAGCTCTAGACAACATGATGAATCAGCAGTTTTCAGGAAATGCCTTACCGTACAATAATGGAGTCAACAGCATTGGTTATGTCAACGGAATGGGCTACATGAATGCTGTCGGAACGGGAAATGCACCTATCGGGGTTATCCCCCCGAACCGAATGAACGCAATGCCCCCCCAGAATGGTCTCAGCAATACGCCAAACCAAGTGAACCCCCCAAGTGGAATCAATATCCCCAATCGTTCGATCGGCCCAAATGAATCGAACGACATTAACAACCTCAGGTACATGGACTACGTTAACTACATGAACACCGTCTTAAGCCACGACAACCCCAGTTacatgaacaaaataatgagtggaggaaatgaaaactaCATGAGCATGATGAATAGATTAACTAACGAAATGGCCAATGGAATGACACAAGACATATCGGGCACTTTATCCAACGGACCATCAGCAGCTGACACCaacaatgagaaaaaaaacgcaaaaatgaaaaagaggaaaaataaaaaagatcaTATGTATATCACAGAAGAGAGccaattaataaataaaaataattcctatCAAATGGGGAAGGACTCTACACCGTATGGAATAAATAACAATATGTTTGGTGCATTCCCATCGGAGGCTCATACAGGAGTAACCCCTTACAATGGAAACATACCCAATGTTAGCAACATGACTCATGTGACAAATAACGGCAGTTACACACAAAATAACCTTCACAAAAATAATGGGTCCATAAATGTACCTATAGCAAACGATGGCAACGCCTCCGTGGACATGGTGTATGGGAACAACTTGCTCAATTACTACTCCAACCAGGAAAACCCCAATGTGAACGGCAATTCTATGAACAATATAGGAAGTTTGACTAACCTGCCCAGAGATGGTATGCATCCGCCAAACGGAAAGGTACATCCTCCCATGAACATAAACGGGAGTAGCAACTCCAACATCGCAGGGATAACAACCCCCTCCATCGGTGTTGacaaaaaacaacccatgaTAAATGAACAACCAAATAATAACCTGGCCGTGATGACCGATGCAAGCATGTTCAACAACTCGAGTAATAACACGGCAAAtattattaataatgtagCATATGGCGGCATGCCCATGGGAAATGCCCTCCCTGGTAACAACACTGCTCCTAATCGGGTCCCATTCAACCACATTCCATTCAACGGAGTTCCTCCTATGTATAATATCCCGCCAAATGGGGCTACCCAGGGTGGCAATACTAATGGTCTAGCAGTCGGAAATTTTAACCCTGCGGATGGAATGGACATGAGGACAGGAGCAAACGCAATGAACAAAGAACCTTTTAATAATCCCTATATGAGCAACATGACAGGGGTACATATGGCCAATGTTGATGAAAGTCACCTAAATCTAATCCCTGATAATCTAAAAGCGggacgaaaaataaaaagtaaagacaaaatggaagagatgatgaagaaacaaatgaagaaagatgaaaaacaaaaattaaaagaaaaaaaattgatgatgaaaatgtacgataagaaaaggaagcaatTATTGAAGgcagaaaaacaaatggaaaaaaataataaaaataaaaataaaaatgaagtgaatATAATTGAGGGTGGTAGTAGTGGTGGTATGTATTATCACCACCCTCATCATCCAGCACCCCACAATTTAATAAGTACAGATATTAATGGAATGCCTTTTCATGCTCCTAACACGCTCATGAACAAACCCATGGTTGGTAATTTCAACCCCTATGTAAGCATGGACCAGGTGGATGCGAAAAACATGCACACGAAAACTGTTACGATGGCTAACGGCGCAATGGATGGTATGATTAGGGGGGAAAACCTTGCCAACAGCAGCGTGGACAATCGGACCGCCCCCGTCAATTTCCAACCTGTTAACAACATGAACAATACACTGAATAGTAGCATGAGGAACAACCAACCGACGCCCTAcccctttttaaataattaccCTAGTGATATTCCTGATATGAGAAGTTATATGCCTAATAACGAAATGAAGAATTATGATGATGCGCCAAGGGGGGTACCGGACAAGCAAGTAGCATCAATCCAGACAACACTTCCCAATGAGATGACTACCTACCAAAGTGCTAATCTGAATGAGCAGCCGAATAACAGCGAAAAGGTAAATCCATTGGATGCCAACATGGTTGTTGATTCTCAGAGTGGAAACTTAACCAATGCGAAAAACATTCCCCTTATGAATGACAAAATGTGCTTCAACAATGTAGAATATAGAGAAAATTATTACAAGGATATGGGGGTTACTGATTTTTCGGCGTATCAACAAACGGATAGTAATAAAGGGGCCGAAGCGGGCAATATGCCTGCGTACCACATGACTAGCTTTGAAGTTAAAATGGccaaagaaaaggaagagcagGAGGGGCATCAGAAAAATCTAAATCAGATGAATCAAAGATCGAGTGTGTTTTACGCCCAAGAGCAGATGTATGGAAGTGGTCATCCTGGAAGTGTTGCAAATGGTATGGGTAAGTCGGCGGATGCTGTGGACAAGGTGGCAGATTACATGGACAAACAGGCTAACGAGGGGAAGTCGTTCTATGAGTCCAAGGGAATGAACCCGATGATGGGCGAACTACCCACTGATCTTGACAATGCAAACGCCTCCTTCGACAAGCAGTTTTTTGTGAATGAAAACAACCACCTAGAGCATAAGACCGAAACGTACTACATTCagaatgaaaatattaagaGCAAGGAGAACTCAACTTTGTATAGAGAAGAATCGTTGAGTGGGATCTACAACCAGTGTAACAGGAGCACAACGATGACGGCCCAACAAGAGGCTACTTTTAACAAAACTCTGAAGGAAGACTTGAAGGTGGACCTTAACTACGGTAATGTCAATTATGTGCACACTGATGGATGCAATGAGGGCAATCAGAACAACACCACAGGGTACTTCTACCCACAAGATATCGGTATCAGTGGAGACAAAAACGAAGgcgcaaaaatgaataaccCTGGAGAGTATGCCAACCACGAATTGGAGCGAGTAGTGGACCCAAACAACATGTACTACCCGGACCAGATGTTACcagaaaatggaatgaacAAGAACCTTGTATATTTTGACGCA GATCCAAATGAACTCCCCCAAATGACAAACGACACCGAGCTGGAGGCGTCCAAAGAAAAGCAATTTTTTAGCAGCGCCTCGCATTACTCAGAGTTAATAAGTAAAAAcatgaagaacaaaaaaaaaaaaaaaactccatgTTCCTCAAATGATGCTATTG ATAACGGGGGTACCATCTGGGACTTAGTccaaaagaagggaaggaaaaaattaaagataaACTCCGCCAATCAGATAGAAGGCGAATCAGAGAATGTACCAATTGAGGGAGATATAATATACGCAAATAAGAATGACTTCAGTTTTATGGAAACCAATAATGAATGGAAAAGCGGACGAGTAGGTGTTAATGCGGACTGTACAagtaaggaagaagaggctGATGATATTGTTAATAGCATTTTTAGAAGTATcgaaatggaggaaaaagtaTCTCATCCAGAGGGAACAGTAGCAGTGTCCCAAAATGGAGATAATGTGGGTACCGGTGAGGACacattcctaaaccctgtaGATCACAACCAGGGAGAAGATGCAGACAATTGGGAAAACGACAACCCCGTGGAAGAGAATAATGAAGATGACATTATCAATCTGATCGATGGGCCGGCGCAAAGTTATTCCAACAAATTAAACATTACAGAAAGTGGAGATGTCATCTacgaagataaaaaaaaatacaactcaAATATCATTATGAGTGAAAATTGCATTCAAAGTAACCGGATGAACATGCTAATGTCTAAAAGGGGCAAAATTAATACAAACTTGAATAGGAGCCAAATAGAGACCTACAATaatgcatataaaaaatcGTCGTTATTTAAATGGACAGATGAAGAAACAGATAAGTTTTATCAAGCCATTGAAATGTTCGGTGTCGACTTAATGATGGTGCGTGCCTTCTTACCTAAATTTTCCGACAAGCAAATTAGGGACAAgtataaaaaggagagaaggaataacCCCTTGAAGATTGAGGAGgctataaagaaaaacaaggaaaTCGATTTGGATGCCTACGAGAATGAGAATGGCAGAATTGAAACATCGGGGGATCTCAATAGCGACGCATCTTCCATCAGTGTTGATG ATGATAATCATGTTAAGAGGAAAGGTAGCGCGGCGAGCGAAACGGATGGGAACATCCTCAACATCTtcgaaggaaaggaagatatGGACTACAACACGAATGAGTACTGCGATAATCAGGAGGATCCTGATTTTAACGTTTTGTCTTTGTTCTAA